The proteins below come from a single Pleuronectes platessa chromosome 3, fPlePla1.1, whole genome shotgun sequence genomic window:
- the LOC128437340 gene encoding uncharacterized protein LOC128437340: MISAYSADNASVNYGRYNSVFQKLKENNNCLLKANCVAHIVHNSAKHAGDRLNIDIENVVNKTFSHFSSSAKRTEELKSIHTFVEIEYQPLLRNVPTRWLSLWPAVKRLHDSWAPIKTYFLSLGEDGCPKSLWRLFKDDQDGEGNPLDLQVYLSFLSNALKIFHDTVLALEQEDGTVCELYNTMFTLKTNLQLRQSDGFFGAQTDVLL, encoded by the exons ATGATATCTGCGTATTCTGCTGACAATGCTAGTGTGAATTACGGGAGATACAACTCTGTCTTCCAGAAACTGAAAGAGAACAACAATTGCCTTTTGAAGGCAAACTGTGTGGCCCACATTGTTCACAACAGTGCAAAACACGCAGGAGATCGGCTAAATATCGACATTGAAAATGTCGTCAACAAGACCTTTAGCCACTTCTCCTCATCTGCCAAACGCACTGAGGAACTTAAGTCAATTCACACCTTTGTGGAGATAGAGTACCAGCCCCTGCTTAGAAATGTGCCCACAAGATGGCTGAGCTTGTGGCCTGCAGTGAAGAGGCTTCACGACAGCTGGGCTCCTATCAAGACCTACTTTCTCTCATTGGGAGAGGACGGGTGCCCAAAGTCACTATGGCGGCTGTTCAAGGATGACCAGGATGGTGAGGGCAACCCCCTTGATCTACAg GTTTACCTGTCCTTCCTCAGCAATGCGCTGAAGATTTTCCACGACACTGTGCTGGCGCTGGAGCAAGAGGATGGGACTGTCTGTGAGCTCTACAATACGATGTTCACCCTAAAAACCAATCTACAGCTACGACAGAGTGATGGTTTCTTTGGGGCCCAGACGGATGTACTCCTCTAG